GCGACATTGGCGCCGACTTCGACTATTACTCCTGCTGGCTCGTGTCCTAGCCGCATTGATGGTTGACCGTATTTACCAAATACCTTTTCCACGTCAGAGCCACAAATTCCGCAGGAATGCATTTTTACTAAAATTTCGCCAGCGCCCACAGGCGGCTTTGTTATTTCGGTAACATCAACAAGAGCGGGCCCTTTGACTGATGCAGTCTTCATATTGTATGACATTCTTTTAGGGTATATGTAGTCTTTTAGATGATCAGACTTGCAGGTACAATTTTTCTGCATTAGGATTTTGTTTTGATCCTCATAAGAATCAACAAATATTTCAAGTAAATTCTCCTGTTCCAATCTAGAACTAAAAAACCCAATCTAGTTCCGCAAGAGATAGCCAGACCTAAAGAATGGATGACGTAACGTCATTACGAATAAGTCTAGTGACACCTAAACGATGATGGAATGATTCAGATCTAGTTTTTTTGCAAAAATATTCTCACGGCTTCTAGGTGTGAGCAGTTTGCTTTGATTCCTTTTCCGTGGTGAAACTTGTAAAAATTCTTAAAGCCAAGACAGTCGCACGAGTCAGGCGTCACCATATAGGACTTTTCGGGGTCAGACGATGATCTTACCTGAAAGATGTCATCTTCTACCTTGATTACATTTCCCTCATCGACAAGCTTTTTTGCCTTGCGTATTGTGCTTGCGCTCATGGGTATTTTAGAACGGCTGCGTTAGAATAGATTTCGATCATTGTAGGTTTTTTCTGCAAATAATTTACTCTGGGACACATAACAATAACAATCTGATTTTGATTTGAGGGTAGAGTGAAAATTCAATCAACCATCAGGAAACGCCAACATGCCATACTTGAGTATCTATCAAAGGTTTGAACATAGATGAATTTGAGGCAAATCACCACTGGAGCCACGAGCCCACCTAATCAGACAAAGACTTGGAGTCATTCTGGGGCTGTTAGCCATGGCGAACCTATTGGTCCAACTAGACATCAACCGACATTGGGCAAATAAGATTTTAAGCTAAATTTGCTAGTTTGATGTGATGGGCATCAAGCGGTATTTTGCCAAACGCGCGCTGGTTTTGTTTGGAGTCTTGATGGCAACCCTGTTTTTGACGGTTTTGCTTGTCGGCTCTAATATGGATTCCATACTAAAAAAGGGAATCGCAATACAGGTCCGAGCAGAAATAGTGGAAAATAAGGAGTTGATGTCTGGCTTTATTGGGACTGATGAGCTAAATCAGTACATTGAATCCCAGATAGAAAAGCGTACCAAGGCACTTGGTTTAGATGAGCCGTGGCATTCGCCAAACAGAATAGGCATTTCAATGTACAAGATTCTGATTTTGGATTTTGGGCATTCTGCGTTTCTGACTAGCGGCTCTGGCTCCACCAGTGTCGGGGACATAATTCTAGAAAAGATGCCAAGAACAATTCTTCTTTTTACAACTGCCACAATAATCATTTCAATAATTGGGATTTTGGTTGGTGCTGTAGCCGGAAGTAAGATAGGCTCTATGACAGACAAGATAACATCATCGTTTGCTATTATCAGTAGTAGTTTTCCCGTCTGGTGGATTGGACTCCTCATGATCTTTACGTTTTCATTTTGGTATGCAATATTTCCAGCAAGGGCAACACCACTCATTCCGCCAACAGACCCAGACTATGTGGCATCGTTATTGTACCACATGACACTCCCAATAATCACAATTGTTCTAATCGGATTTGGGACATGGGCATATTTGGTTAGAAACTTTATGGCAGGAGTAATGCAGGAAGATTTCATATTTGTAAAAAAGGCAATCGGTATCAAGCAACGCAAAATAATTTTTGGTAGCGCACTTAAGAACGCGGCGCCGCCAATTGTCACCATTCTCGCTCTAAGCCTATCCGGATCATTGGGTGGAGCAATAATCACAGAGGCAGTTTTTGATTGGCCTGGTATGGGTCGACTCTACTTTGAGGCAATCACGCTAATGGACTTACCAGTGATAATTGGTGCCACATATGTTTTGACTGTGTTCTTTTTGGTGAGCATCTTTGTTTCTGACTTGTTGTACGGGTACTTGGACCCAAGAATCAGGACTGGTTAGATGGATTATTCCGAAATCAAGGGTAGTTTTACAAAAAGCAGGATAGGTCTGGTAGGCCTTGCCATGCTCTCATGCTTAGTAGTTGCATCCACAGTTACTATATTTGCAATACCTGTTGATACCTACAAGCAATGGAATAATCCTGCAATGTGGACGGAGTTTCCCAAGTCTGCCCAGCCAGAATGGGTAAACTGGTTTTTGAGCAAAAAAATACCAGAGCACAAGATTCTTGATTCCCCAAACATAACGCTCAGGCAGGGACAAACAGAATCTACCATTATTCAAAAATTTGACACCGACTATACATCGGATTATTTTCCAGGCGAGTTTTTGCTTAATTTTAAATCAGAATATTCCGGCTCACCGATTCTCCAAATCAGTGTGATACGACCAGACGGAATAACTCTGAAGGTGTTATCATCATCGCTCCCATACTCTGAACACAAGGTAAATTATTTGGATAAGATATTTTCTACAAACGAGTCCATCAAAAAAAACCTCAGGCTACAGTCGGACTATTTTGCATATCCAATCCAGGAACTTAGTGCGAAAGAGATAATCTTTGCAAAAACAGACAGATATGAGATACTAAAAGGGAAATATGAATTTGTAATTACAGTATCCGATGTAGACAATTTTGACTCCAAGATTGTGCTTGGCGGCAAAGTATTTGGGCTTGCAGGAACAGACGAGCTAAGGCGCGATTTGGCAATAGGACTGCTCTGGGGAACACCAGTTGCATTGTTCATTGGAATTGTGGTGGCATTCGGCTCCGTCATTTCAGGACTAGTTTTTGGGGTTTATGCAGGATACAAGGGAGGAAAGACTGACGAGTCCATGATGCGTTTCAATGATGTGATTTATGCGCTCCCCGCCTTGCCATTTTTGATAATTCTTTCAGTAACGACATCAAACAGCATATTTTTGATGATCGGATTTTTGATGATTTTTGGATGGGTCGGAGTCGCCAAAGTCTCTCGCAGTATGGCACTGCAAATCAAGACGCGGCAATTTGTAGACGCTGCAAAGGCAATGGGGCAAAAGGATTCCAAGATTATTTTCAGGCACATTATTCCGCAGATAATGCCCTATGCGCTTGCGAGTATTGCAATTTCTGTTCCCGCAGCAATAACGACAGAGGCAGGCCTTAGCTTTTTGGGTCTAGGAGACCCAACATATCCAACGTGGGGCCAAATTCTGCATGATGCCAAATCCCACGGGGCAGCAGCTAGAGGATTGTGGTGGTGGATTGTGCCACCAGGAGTCATGGTTGCAATAACTGGCCTTGCCTTTGTATTTATTGGAAACTCGCTCGAGTCCACGGTAAACCCAAAACTTAGGCGTTAGTTTGAGAAGTGAAGTCGCGGATGACTTTGAGTGCACTGTCGTTAAGTTTTATTGTGTAAGCTGCGGCATTAGGATCTGTCAGTTGTGCCAAGGATTCTGCAAATGTGGTCTTGTCTTTTCCACGCTCGTACATTCCTCCAGTTTCCTTTATACAGAGTGGGAATTTTTTGAGTGACAGTCCGTGTTGGAGTAGGTGGGCGATAAATTTTTTATAATTTTCCGGCTCGTACCAGTCTACATTTTTTTCCTCGCATGCTGCAATCCAAGTATCTATTGAATTCTGATAGATTGCCTTTGTCCTAAGAGCATCAAGAGTCATTTAGAAATCTGCGCGCTTCATTTTGGAGCCGCATCTTGGACATGTGGCACCCTTGAATTTGTGGTTGCATGTAAGGCAGACATATTTTACTCCACCTCCACCCCCTTCAGAATTGAATCCAAAGAATCCTCCTCCTCCACCTGACGAGTCTCCTCCGTATCCGCGCATCTTGCTCATTTGGCTTCGTCTAATCCACAGTGGCAAGAGAATGAAAACTGCCAGCGCCACACCAAGACCCACATATGATGGAAGGCCCATGGCTGTGAACAATAATTGAATTCCTATGCTAAATCCAAGCGATGCAAGTAGGTAAATGAGGTATCTCTTGTAAGTATACAACACGTTATTTACCTTTAAAAAGGATTTATAGTTTTGTCGTAAATCTAAGAAAACTTTAAGGCCTGATTATGAATCAAGGGTATTTTGTTAATTCATCTTGAATCATAGTCATAATACGACGCTAAGAATTAATGATATTTTGCTTTCTTGGAATTACGTTTCTTATTCCGTCTATGGATTAGCCGTATCGCCCTTTCTTGTTGGAATGATGTGGATGTAACAGAGAAAAATTGTCTGTCCTGCATACATTCGGTCATTGAATCCAACAGTTTATCCTGTGATACCTTGTCTTTTTACGATAGTGTTTTTTTAGCCACCAGCTAGGTTTAGACATGGATTTACTTCTGCTGGAATAATCGCAAATTATGATTTGACATATTTCTGAATTGTGAGTCATCTTACCACTAGCAACCAAACCTACTCTATTTTATATCCAGGAATATATCAAAAAATTCGTGAATCTAGCACTTGTTTTGATCTTAATATCGCTGGGATTTATCGCCCTGTATGCGATCGACTACGGTATATCGTGGGTTAATCCTGAAGGGCTAATTCCAATTGATCCATTTAGCAAGGGCGTTGTAATCGGTGTGCCATCACTGGTATTGCCACTGATTTCATTTGCCATGCAAAAAAATAACCCATCAGCAAAACTCTCGCAACTCTTACTCACAAATGGAGGACTAGTGATTTTGGGAGGATTGGTAATGGCGGTAACTACAGCTGGAGAATCTTTTGATGCCATTAGATACCGTGTGATTTCAGAGCTTGTACTAATCTTAGCATTAGGAATAATTCAAATTATTTTGGGCTTTAAGAGTGGTAGAGCTTTGAAAGTAAAAGCGACGCGATAATTTCAAACATTTTTGAAATTTTTTACTCCCTTCCAGATATACCACGTGGCAATAGTTCTGTACGGACGCCAATTTGATGCAATCTTTGTAATCTGAACATCCGTGGGTTTTTCAATATCAAATAGTATGGCAATTCCATTTCTGAGCCCCAAATCACCTAGTGGAAGAATGTCTTGTCTTCCCATTCCAAAAATTAGAAACATTTCTGCAGTCCATCTTCCTATTCCGCGAATCTTTACCAGCTCGGAAATAATCTGCTCATCGTCTTGTTCATTTAGATATTCAAAATCTATTTTTTTTGAATCCACAATTTCGGCGATATTGTAAATGTATTCTGCTTTCATCCTTGATAATCCGGCCTTTTTGATTTGATGTATTTTTTTCTCTAGTACTTGGTGAGGTCGTGGAAAATTCCCGCCAAACAAATCCCTGAATCTGGAAGCAATGGCCTTACCAGCTGCATCAGATACTTGCTGTGTTATGATTCCATCAACTAGTGCCTCAAATTTGTTCTCAATAACCCTAATCTGACAGTTTCCAACCTGTTTAATTATTCTCCCAAGTTTTTTGTCTTTTTGAAGGTGGGCAACTGCCTTTTCGTAGGGATTAACTTTCACAGGAGGATCTTTATGCATTTTCTATTTTGAGTCATCCAGATCTATGGAAAATACTACATAACTTCCCTTTTTTGCAGAAAAAATTCCGACTAGTTTAGCCATGAATCCGTATTTTTTGTTCCTTTTTTGAATTATCTTGTTCGCAATATCACCCTGAACAATTGCTGCTATTCCTGCAGTCCAGGCAGACTTTGGCTCACCGGAAAAATTGGAAACTGCAATATTGACTTTGGGATTGTTCTTTATGCGCTTTACTTTGCCGGTTTTTTCCCTAGTGACGACCCAGACTAGTCCATCTTCTTCAACAAACCAAACGGGTGTCTTTACTCCGATCCCGTTTTTTCTGAAAGTTTCAACTGCAATGTATTTCTGGTTGGGAAATCTATCCATACCTTTTCAAAAAGGCAGATTCATCTAAATCTTGTTGGTATTTTGCCTCTACGGGCATATTGTTTGAATTATACGAAGAGTCAATCTGGTTTCCCATGAGATAAATTTTTGGAGGTTGCAAAAAATTGTATGATATAATTTTGAAATTATCCGGGTTGTGGATTTTTGGAAATCCCGCGGTTACGGTTTTAATGATATCTACTGCACCTTGATTATCAGATAATGGAGTTACCTGAAATGACAGTCCAAGTCTTTCCTGGTCTGACACTAAAACCTGTAGTATGGACTCGACAGTGCTAAGATCAACATTAGAATCGATTTGCGGAAAGACTAACACAGTAAATGCAATAAATGTCGGAAGTATTGTCGCGCAAAAAGGATAGACTTTTTTCAATGTTTACAATAGTATGGTGTCGGATTTATTATGTAAGTCCAGTAACGATTTCCAGATTGTCAAATTCATCCTGGTTGTCTGCAATAAAGTTTGTAATTTCATTTGAATCAATTTCTATCCATTCTGATTCTCCAGCAAAGGTCAAAAAATCCTCTACGTGCTTTTTAGAGCCAGTAAATGAAACTAGGATTTTCTCGCCAATTTTTTCCCTTGATGAAGGCAATAGTATTGCCTTGCCATATCTCCCCTCGTGTTGAATGTTAATGGTGTATTCGTTTCCTAATAGTTCTGCCTTGCCGACAAAATAGCTCTCTTGAATGTCCAGTTTTTTAATTTTAAGAGAATATTTCATAGTACTATTGAATTTTTTGGGTTATAGGTTACAATTATACATATCCAATGTCAGAAACAGAGTCCCATTTTAAACCACTTAAGTTCAAACTTTGTGTAGCGGATTTATAGAAGGAGAGTCTGACTCAAAGTTTGCTTACGATGCAGACGATAGTATGGATTTGTAGTCAAGATAGCCAGAGTTCTATGCAGACAGTACATGTCATTATAATAATCAATTAGGTGCTCTATTTCAGAATCTGAATAGGGGGAGAATTTATCCATATGTCAAATGTTCAATTATTTTTGGGTAGCAAAGAAAAGAGCTTTGTGCTGCAGAATCCGTACCAATACCATAGCTAATAGTTGAATCGCCAACAAAAAACAATCCGGTCACATTTGTCTGGTGTGGGAATTTTTGCTTCCAGACAAGTCCAGGTTCTTTGACTACAGATTCTACTAGATTCCATGCCATAGAGCGCTCCCAGATTAGAGATTTTGTAAAATTTGGATATATTTGCGAGATTTCATCTTTCATTTTTTCTGTAAGTTGTTTGATTTTTTGTGGATTCTTAGTATCTTCAGATGGAACTGGCGCTCCTGCCATGATAAGATATTCTCCTTTGGGTGAGACAGCACTTGCGATATTTGTTACAAAAAATATTCCTTTTGTCATGTAATCACCAACGGGAAAGACTAGTTGTCGAGTATCAAGCCTATCAGAGCAACAAAAATGCGCTTCAATTACGGATGTTGTTTTTTCTAGTTTTTTTGCCATTGAATATAATGACTGGTCCAGTAAATTTGGCTCAAAGAGCTCCTTTATTGCCAGATAAGCAGGATTTGTAACTACAACACAGTCAGAGTTCACATTAGTTCCATCTTCTAGTATAATTCCTTCTACCTTAGTATTTTGGATTTTGACCTGCTTTACTGATTTGCCTAGAAAAATTTTCCCACCGTTGCTGGTGATATAATTAGAGACTAGCTTGCATATGGTATCGTATCCTCCTTGTGCAGGATATGCAAGCTCGCTAGTTCCTCCTTTGAACGGATTAGCCCTGATGATCATTCTCATAAATTCACCGAGTGCGACATGCTCGGGGCTGTCTGCAAATGCAAGAATGCAGACCGCATCAAAAAATGCCCTAGTTTTTCTATCAAGCTTATCAATTATTTGCATCATTGATGTATTGTCAAATTTCTCCGATTTTTCTACAGATGTGAAGGCCATTGGTAGCATTACTTTCAATAAAGAAATTCTTCCAGATAATGGTAAAAGCGAGAATTTTAAAATGTCTGTAATTCCCTTCGGATATTTATGATATTTCTTGTTTTCATAAAACGCAATATCATTTACTTTGGCAAGCTTTAGATCATTTACAATCCCAATTTCTTCAAGCAGTTTGTATACAGCCGAAGTTTTGTAAAACGGCATTATGTGAAATCCATTATCTAGTATGTGGTTTTTGTATATTGAAGACTTAGTTCTACCTCCTACAAATCTGGATTTTTCATAAATAGAGATATCAAATCCTTTTTTAACTAAAAGAGCACCCATACAAAGACCTGATATTCCGCTGCCGATTATTGATACTGATTTATTCATATCTGATTTTGCTGAAATTATATAATTAAAATGAGTTTGCTTTAGCTAATACTTTGAAATTAATTTTTGCAACTTTTATGGTTTTACAATTGATTGACTGTTAATTATCTAAAAATTTTGTTCATCAGATGACTCGAAAATTATCGGGATTTGGTTTCCTTGACTATCCCATGCAAAAATGTCAGTATCATTCTCATATGGGGATTGCACAATTATTGACACTAACCCAAAAAAATTATGGAGATCCGTAATAGATGGCTCTGCTGAACCGCTTGGATGAGAGTGAGCGGTTCCCACATATGCCAAGTCTAATGGTAAGAACGACTGTGGAAAGCCAGCAAAGGTTTGGTCGCTGTAGGAAAACGGTGGAATTGAAAGTCCATCTATTGTGATCAGACCCTTTTTGGACTTGCCCTTGAGAATCAAAATTGCTTCGTATGGGTGCTTCATTTTACAATATGACAGAATACTGTCGTGTACTTCTTTTTTCAAAAATACCTTACGCTCTGGCTTTCCACCCATTATTGCGTCAGCTCGCCTTTTATTCCAAGTCTTTCTAGTGAGGTGTTTAGGTCTTGGTATAGTTTTTCTCTTTGTAATGATTTTTCCTCCAGCTCGGATTGTAGATATTTTATTTTTGCCTGAGCATCATCTACATCGGATTTGGATTTTGATAATTGTTTTTCAAGTGATTCAAGTTTTTTGCGATCAAATCCCGATGCTTGTTTTTCGAGTTCTTGGAACTTGGGCTGGATACTCTTTTTTTGCTGTATTAGATTGTCAAGAATTGACATCAGGTGTTTGATATTATCTACGGATTTGTCAGTTTCCTTGACAGATACCGTCCCAGCAACAATTCCTTTCAAGCATGATTCCAAAATTATGATTATAGACTCTTTGCTTTCTTTCGTAATTACTTGGGATGGTCGTTCCACTAATCTTTCAAGTATTGACTTGAGGTCCTTGTCCAGAGATGTTACATAGATGTACTTTCCAAGCGGGCGCGAAACCCTGGAGAACTCATCGTCAATTTGCCTGTCTAATTTTTCTTCCTGGGATTTTATCTGTGCAATTTTGTTTTCTGTCTCCAAGAGTTCGGCATACTCTGAGGAGGTATGTGTGTCTATGATTTGTTTTTGTGTGGATTCACAGATATTTTGTGCCGATTCCTGAGATTTGTGCAGCAGTGAAATATGATTTTCAATTTCTAATAGCTCCTGTGCGGAATTTTGGATTTTCGACATGGTGTCTTTGATCACCCCAGATGAGGATTCAAGTGTTGAATAGTCGGTAAGCATTTTTGTTATCAAGGTGTTGTTTTCTCTCAGCAATGCGAGGTGGTTTTTGAGGTCTTGGGCATATTTTTTAGCAAAAACGTGAATGATGCGACTGTGTTTGCCCAAAACATCTCCGATTTTTTTTAGGGTGTGTGATGATGCATCTGCGGTTTTTTCCACATCTTCAAATGTCGATATGGCAGGTAGTGACTTGATGGATTCTTTTGATATTATGTCGATTACTTCCGTTTTGGCCCTGACTACTACGACACGCAGAATCTTATCAATGTCATCTACTTTGAGATCGTCGTTTTTTAGATGATCAATTATCTTGTAGATGTGATTCAGCTCGCGCTCTATCTCAGAAAATAACGGCTTTGATTGTATTGTGATTTTTTTGCGCAATTCTTCCTTTCTCGAAGCCAGAATTGGCTCTAGATCGTCTATTCTTATAGTGTGAGATTGTGTAGGCGGTTGCTCTTCTTGCTTTTTTTTGCCCCAGCCAAAAACCATGTTTTCTGTGAATCTAGTTACAATGTATATTTGTCGTATCTTAAATTTTAAAGCCAGTCAGATCTTGAGCAAAAGTATGTCATCTGAGATTCTAAGCCAAAACAAAAACGGGAGTATTTGCGCAACGGTAAGCCAGAGCACCATAATCAACACGTCAATTTCAGCGTTGTGGAGGATTGTTGGGAACTATACTGGTCTGTCAGAATGGGTGCTCGATGTCAAAAAAACACAGTCTCTTTCTATGATCAAAAATGAGGTTGGTGCAGCACGAGACATAACCTTTGCAGACGGCAGCCATGTAATAGAATATGCTGTTGGTTGGAAGGACAAAGAATATCTATCATATGTTGCGACGAGTGGTCTACCACTGACTGGATATCACGCAACAATATCCATTTTAAAAAAAGGCAAGGCCTCCCAGATAACCTGGACTTCGTTTTTGATCAGTAATGACTCGGATAAAACACAGTTCCTAGAGTTTCTGGGCTTTATGGAATCGTTTTATGTCAAATCCCTAGAACGCCTCAAGGCAAAGATGGAAAAAACAACATAAGCAGGGACAATCCAGGAGTATCATGAGTGATATTCGTCTAACCTTGATTGGTGTGGTACTTGTTTTTGCAGGATTCTTAGTTCTTGGGATATTTGGTCAGGATCATTACAATTTTGCAATCCAAGAAAAAGAATTTGGCGATTGTTTTACATATGAAGATGGAAAACAAATCGAAGTCAGTTGTGCGGATCATATGCAGAATCGGGTGTTGTTTTTTGGTCTAGTCATTTCTATAATTGGTGCGGGAATATTTTTCCTAATCAAAGGAATACGGGGAAAGTGGGACCAGGACGTAAAGCCGCAAGATAAGGTTGGTCCGGATTCTAGCTTCCCAGGCTAATCCCAATCATTCCGTTTTGTATTAAATATTATTGTCCTTGAGCAAAGTTGCCGTTGTTTATTTTTCCTTCTGACCACCATTGCGTGTTGCTTTCCATGCAACCGGAAAACCAATTTAATCATCATATATCAATCTCGGAATTCGTTCTAGAAGTACTATTTTCATTCCACTTGAGCGAACAACTGAGCTTGGCAATCCGAACAGTTGGGTATTTTCTTGTTTTATTTAATTTTTGAATGTTTTATAGGCACTACAAAGTCAGACGATTGTAAACAGATAACGACGAATCTTTATTTTCATCAGATGTTTTTTTAAAATTTTTGATTCGCTCCCGAACCAGTACATTGACAAATTTTTGATATTGGTTTTTATTGCTTAGATTATCCTTTGTTTCTTCTGATTTTTCTCGACTATTTCCTACTTTTCTTGTGTTTTGGGCTTGTTTGCATAATTAATCTGTCAGTTACCGCATTGGCCAAATCAAACAGACAGTTTTTTGAAATTATGATGTGAACTATCGCTTTCTCTTTGCCAGCCAAGAAACCACGATTTGTTGGGCCAGCTTTTCTGGGTCTTCTTCCCTATACATTGAGATCCGCTCAAGTCTTTTTGCATAAGTCTTGGGTAGAGTGACAGGCACCGTCTGTCGGATAGCAAGTAATCGTGCCTGTCGTAGTAAAGTTGTATGGTTTGCTCTCGGGTGCCTGGATAAGGCCCTAAGGTAGGATCTCTGCATCCTAGCGTCAAGCCTGGATATTCTATGAGCTATTTTGACTGACTTTTTGACATTTGGGACTAACTGGTGTAATTGTATGGCAGTACCGCTAGTAATTGTTCCGGGAACTAGGCTCTTGAGCTGTCCTGGCAGGGCTGCAAAGCCGACATATTTTTTGAACGTTTTTCGTGAAATGCCTAGAGAGCTTGCGCCTTTGGATACGCCCATCTTTTCTGCCAAAAAGTTGCACGAGTGAGCCATGTCCTTAGGATTCATGCTTTTTCTGTGCAAATTCTCAATGACTGATGCCGCCTTAGCATTTTCTAGATCATAACCTTTAGTTAAAACCAAGACTGGTATCTTTTTTGCTCGCAGTCGTTTGAGTGCTGCCAGTCGTCTTTGGCCAGACATTAGTAAGAATTGTCCACGTCCGTCCTTTTGAACCATAGGTGGATTTTGGAGTCCTTCATTTTTTATCGATTTTGCTAGCTCTGCAATTCCTTCCCGGTCAAGGGATCTTGCTTGTGCTTCGTCCCAAACGCGGATCCTTTTAATTGGAATGATTTTTACTCGGTAGTGGATTTTTTGTCGGTATCTTGCAGACATCAACTGAGTTATGATGGAAACGGAGCTAGTAAATGGGTGGGTTAAATTGAATTTGCCTTTGTGTGTGAATTTTTCCTCTAGATTTTTGTGAAATTGAAAAGCGCCGGGTAAGGGATTCGAACCCCTGAGTGCAAATGCACAACCGCTATCCTGTGAGATTGATCTCGAGGCGGTCGCCTTACCGCTTGGCTAACCCGGCACCTACCCAACAAACAAAATCGTCCCTAATATAGCAAATCACACAATACAAAAACAGGTAAAAATAATACCATACCAATGGGCTTAGATCTAAAGGGACTGATCACCAAAGAAAAAACCACTCTAGATTCCTTTGCGTCCAAGGTAATCGCAGTTGATGCATACAATACCATCTACCAGTTTCTCTCAATTATTCGCGGACCCGATGGAATGTTGCTTTCCGATTCACAGGGGCGAGTGACAAGTCATCTAAGTGGACTGTTCTATAGGAGCATCAATTTTTTGTCATTGGGCATAAAGCCTGTTTTTGTATTTGATGGTAAGTCTCCTTCCTTGAAGGCAGCAGAAATAGAGAGAAGAAAACAGATCAAAAAAGATGCCACAGTAAAATATGAAAAGGCACTCGCCGAAGGAAACATGGAAGATATTCGAAAATACGCCCAGCAGACAACATCCATGCAGGACGGCATGGTAGATGACGCAAAGCACTTGCTGGAATTGTTTGGGATTCCATCGATTCAGGCGACAGCTGAAGGCGAGGCAACGGCAGCCCATCTGACCAAAACGGGTTTGGCTTATGCCTCTGCAAGCCAGGACTATGACTCCATACTGTTTGGGGCTAAAAAGCTGGTCCGCAATTTCACAAACTCTGGCAGGCGAAAGCTACCTAATAGGAACACCTACATCGAAATAGAACCTGAGATAATTGACACATCCAATGTCTTGTCTGATCTTGGGGTTACCGCAGAACAGCTAGTCGACATTGGGATTTTGATTGGTACAGACTTTAATCCTGACGGATTTGATAGGATTGGCCCAAAAACAGCACTGAAGATGATTAAAGAAAATGGCAGACTGGAAGAAATTGAACAAGTACAGGACAAGCTCCAAACAATTCCGTACCAGGAAATACGTAAGATCTTCTTAGACCCCAAAGTTGCCGACGTATCTGAGATAAAATTTGGCGAGCCAAACTATTCAGGTATTGTTAGTTATTTGTCTGGTGAGAGGAGTTTTTCTCGCGACAGGGTAGAGGCGTCTCTTAACCGACTCCAAAAAAGTACGATTAAGCGCAGTCACACCTTGGAACAGTGGTTTTCGTAAACAAACTCATTGTTATATTTCAAGTATGACTGTAATCATTGGTGAAACGATTCTATCTCGTACTAG
The genomic region above belongs to Nitrososphaerota archaeon and contains:
- a CDS encoding flap endonuclease-1, producing the protein MGLDLKGLITKEKTTLDSFASKVIAVDAYNTIYQFLSIIRGPDGMLLSDSQGRVTSHLSGLFYRSINFLSLGIKPVFVFDGKSPSLKAAEIERRKQIKKDATVKYEKALAEGNMEDIRKYAQQTTSMQDGMVDDAKHLLELFGIPSIQATAEGEATAAHLTKTGLAYASASQDYDSILFGAKKLVRNFTNSGRRKLPNRNTYIEIEPEIIDTSNVLSDLGVTAEQLVDIGILIGTDFNPDGFDRIGPKTALKMIKENGRLEEIEQVQDKLQTIPYQEIRKIFLDPKVADVSEIKFGEPNYSGIVSYLSGERSFSRDRVEASLNRLQKSTIKRSHTLEQWFS
- a CDS encoding ParB/RepB/Spo0J family partition protein, with translation MSARYRQKIHYRVKIIPIKRIRVWDEAQARSLDREGIAELAKSIKNEGLQNPPMVQKDGRGQFLLMSGQRRLAALKRLRAKKIPVLVLTKGYDLENAKAASVIENLHRKSMNPKDMAHSCNFLAEKMGVSKGASSLGISRKTFKKYVGFAALPGQLKSLVPGTITSGTAIQLHQLVPNVKKSVKIAHRISRLDARMQRSYLRALSRHPRANHTTLLRQARLLAIRQTVPVTLPKTYAKRLERISMYREEDPEKLAQQIVVSWLAKRKR